The Polyangium mundeleinium genome contains the following window.
TGGAGCTTGCTCGGGCGCACCTCGACGCCGAGCTTGCGGGCCTTGGCTTCGACCTCGATCGGAGCCGTCCGCGATTCCGAGCGGTTGCCGAGGAACGTGGTGACCGTGATGTCCGCATTGGGCATCATGGAGAACGTGATCGGAATCTCGACGGTCGTCTGCGTGCCCGCGGGCGCGAGGGACACGACACGCCGGAAGAGCAGGCCCTCGCGCTCGACCGTGACGAGGGCCTCGGTCGGCTTGGAATGTGGAGATTCGAGGACGACGCGGGCGGTTTGTCCGACCTGATGCTTGATGTGCTCGAGGCGCAGGGCGAGCTCCGGAGGCGGCGGCGGAGGCGGCGGCGGAGGCGGCGGCGGCGGGCGGGAGGCGGGGGACGGGCTTGCAGGCGGGACCGGCCGCTCGACGCGCAGCGAATACGAGGCTGCGGCGCGGCGGCCCTTTTCGTCCTTCGTCGTGGCGCGGACGATGAGCTCGGCGTCGTCTTCCGTCTCGACATCCTGCGCGGGAATCACGAAGTCACAGCCGACGGGCGCGGGGCCGCTCTTGACGTCGCAGGCGCCGAGCGGGCTGTCCTCGACGAGGATGCCTGCGCGGCCGGCGCGGCGGCGCGAGAATTCGAGGTGGACCGGGCGCGCCTGCCGGTCGCCCGCCGAGGTCACGACGAGCACGGTCGGCGTGATCTTGTCGCCCGGCTTGACCGAAGACTGCTCCGGGTCGGCGAGCGCGACGAGCACGCTGGCGGGGTGAACGAGCGCGCTCCCCTCTGCGGAGCGTGTCTGCTGGTTGAGATCCGTGATCTCGACTTTGCAGGCGACCGACTCGACCGTCATTTGGCCGGGCAATACGACCGGGATCACGAGGGAGAAGGCGCCCTGGCCGTCGAGCTTGCCCGTGCCCTGGGCGATATTCGCCACGGGCGCCCGCGCGTCGTGCTCGGTGAGCACGTAATCGGTGAGGCCCGGGACGCTGGGCTGGCCGAGGCCGCGGGTCACGACGATCGAGGCGCGGCCGCCGGCCATCGGCGCGCCGTAGAGCATCTCGCCCTGCGCGGTGCAGGTCATTCGCTCGCCCTGCTCATAGATCTGTTTGTCGAGGAGCGCCGTGGCCTTGCTCTCGACGGGGCGGTAATGATCCACGGAAAAGCCCCAATAGATGCGTTCGCCGTCGAGCTCGGCCTCGGCGCGGTAATACCCGAGCGGGGCGTCCTCGGCGAGGGGGACGATGGTGGCGAAGGTGCCGAAACGCGAGAGGACGTGGCGCGAGGTGCTGATCGGGCGGCGCTCGGAGTCGAGGATGCGCAACGTGACCTCACGGCCACTCGGCGTATCGAGGCCCGCCGTGACGGGGACACGAAGGACTCCTTTGAGCTCCACGCGTTCGCCGGGTCGATAGATGCCGCGGGCGGAGAAGAGGCGGCCGACGGGCTCCGGCGCGCGGGGGGCGGCGAGGGATTGGTACATCCAATCGTCGCCGCTCCGCGCTACGACGACGAGCTTGGCCTCGGGCTCGCCCGCTTTTCGCGTGGGGATTCGCAAGGGGATGGCCGCGAGGCCCGTGTCGTCGGCCAAGGTCGCGCCGAGGATCGAGGGGCGGCCGCCGCGAGGAATGTGGTGGACTTCGACCCGCGCGCCTTTCACGGGCGACGTGTTGGAGAGGCGGGTCAGCCAAACGAGCGCCTCGTCCGGAGCGATCTTCGTCAAGGGGCCGAGGTCGGTCAATTGCATTTCGTGTTCGACCGTCTGCGGCGGCTGCCCCGGCGCGCTGCGATACGTCCCGCGGACGAGCACCGGGCCACTCGTGACGCCTGGGGGCAAGTGATCCTGGACGACGAGGTCAGACCAGCGGTCCTGGTTGCGTTTGCCCGTGCGCGCCACGAAGCTCGACGAGGGCGAGAGCGGGACCTGGTTTCCGGCGAGCCGCGCGAGGGTTTGGGTTGGATCGAGCGGGAGCAACGAGATGGTCGCGTCGACGGTGTTCGTCACGCCAATCGGCAGGAGGCGCTTTTCCGGGACCCAGTAGGTGCCCCTCGCGCCGATGACGAGGTCGGCGGGAATGTCCCCGAAACGAACCTCGCGCTTCACGGCCATCGGGAGGCGCTGGCCATGGATGTCCTGGAAGACGCGGCGGGCGCCATTGGCGCGGAGCTCCACGCGATAGGTTTGGCCCGGCGCGAATTCTCCGTGGATGTAGACCTCGCGGCTCGATTCACCGTCCTCGTAGGCGCCGGACACGTAATACGAGCCGGGGCTGGGTTCGATGACGATGGCGCGTTCGAGGACCTCGTCCGAGACGGGCGTCGCGAACGTCAGCGTGACGGTGCCGTGGGTCGGGTCGCAGCGATCCTTTTCGAGAGGATGCGGCTGGCAAGCGACGGAGACGAGGCCCGCGGGGCCGAGGGTGCGATATCGGATTTCCTCGGCCTTGCCCGCCGAGAGCTCGCCCTCCGCGCCGCGGAGCGAGGCGTCGATCCGGACGACGACGTTCGTGTCGCGCGGGAGCGGGGCGCGCGGGGCGAGGACGGCGCGATCGGCGGTCACCTCGACGATCGAAAAAGGGATGGGGCCGCGGCCCGCGTCGATCGTGACGGCGCGCGAGAGCTCCGCGGCTTTTACGGATTGTGTGAAGAAGAGCGTGATTGGCGCGTCCGTGCGAATGCCGGTGGCGCCCTGCGCGGGCTCGCTGCCGGAGAGGGTGGGCCGCGGGGTCGAAAACGAGAGGACGAACGGGGCTTCGAGGGCGCTACCGTCGAGCGCGCGGGTGCCTGCGGGGACCTCGACGCGGAAGGGCGTGGCGGGAGGAAATGGTTTTGACGGGACGAACTGGAGCGCGCTCGATCCGACCCAGGAGAATGCGCCCGGGTGGGCCGGGGTGATCTGGACCGGGGCGTCGGGCGCGCCGGAATCCGCGCCGAGCGCGCGCATGGGTTTGCTGAAGACGAGCGTGATTTCGGGGCTCGTGCTGGTGTCGCCGTTCGGGCCGGCGAAGACGACGCGAAGCGGGCCGGCCTCCGGGGCGCGCGGGGCGAGGGCCGTGCGAGGGGCAAGCTCGCCCCGGACGGGCGCCGCGGGAGGTTTCAGCGGAAGTGCGCCGGGAAAACAGGCCGCCGAGGCGGCGGCGAGGGCAACGAGCACGGCGGCGGCAGGCGAGGGGCGGCGGAAACGCATGGGGACATCGAGATCGACAGATGAGGAGGCCCGAGGTTCCCCGGCTCATTCGTCTTTGGCAGGACGGTAAAGCTCCACGCCCGACGCACCAAACGTCGTACGCAAAGGCTCGCGTTCGCCATGAGGCCACGCCGCGGGGGTATGGCGCAAGAGAGGATGGGGGCGGAGGGATTGGAAGAGGACGTGGCAAGGGTCGTCGGCCGCGCCGCCGAGCTCGGGCATTGCCTGGAGCCCGAGGCCGGGGCGATCCCGCGGGGGCTCGTCGCCGAGGTCCTCGGCGAGGGCGCCGGCCATGTCGAGCAAGGCCTCGCGAATACGCGCGTCCGCGCTCGCACGGGCCGCCGCGCGCATGGCTTTCACGGCCGGGCGTGCTTCCTTTCCGAGGACGTCCTTGCCGGCGGCGGAGAGGGCCGTCGCGAGCGAGAGGCGCAGCTCGGGCGAGCGCGTGGCGAGCAGGCGCGCGACGAGGCGGGGGGCGATTTCGGGTGGCCATTCGTCGGCCTCGCGCGCGAGGGCATAGGCGGTGCGGATCGGGGGCTCGTCCGGGGCCGCGAGGGACGACGCAATACGCGCAAGGGCGGCGGCGAGCGCGGCGCCGCGGGCCCCCTCTTCGAGCAGGACGACGGCGGCGGCGAGGGAGCCGGGCGAGGCGCCGGCGGCAATCCGGGCGAGGCGCGGGACGTGCTCGGGGAAATGGGCGAGGACGGCATACAGGCGCGCGCGTTCGTCGAGGGTCTCGGCGTGGACCGATTCGAGACGCGGGAGAGCTTCGGGCGCGGCCACGCGCTCGATGGTGTCGAGCAAATACGAGGCGACGAGGGGGCAGGCGCGGACGTCTTCCCGGTCGAGCAGGCGCACGAGCTCCTCGCTTTCGGTCGGATCGAGGCCACGCACCTCGAAGGCGACAGTGGCCGCGAAGAGTTTGTCCGGGTGGGTGTCGCGCAGGTGTGGCACGACGAACCGATACCGGCCGGGCGGGAGGATACGTTCGCCGCCCATGAGGGGGAGCTCGGAGACGATCGTCGCCGCGGAGGGGGCGAGCTCGGGCTGGGCGGAGACGGTGAGGCAATACCCTTGGCGGGGTGGAAAAGCGCGATAGACGTCGTCGAGGCCGAGCCGCTCGATCGTGCCGAAGAGGCCAGGCCAATGGCGCGCGCCACGGATGGGGTCGGGGTTCTTGTTGACGAGGCGGAATGCGGAAAAGGGAGTATCGCCCTGGTGGGGTTCGAGGACGACAAGGGACGTCTCGCAGCCGGGATTCGCCGGCTCGGACGTGGGCGGGTCTGGCGCGGCGATCACGGCGCCACGCGCGGCGGCCTCGCCTCCGCGCGGGAGGGTCGGCGCGCTGCATCCGAGGACAAAAAGCAGGGAGAGCGCCGCGGGGGCGCTCGCGAGGCGGGCGGAACGGGGCATCGCGGCATCGTTGGACGCGTGGGCATCGATTGCCTTGGGCTTCGAGCGATTCTGGCGTGCTGGGCCCGCTCACGTCCGTCGGCACGGATCTTTTCGTCGTGGCGCGCGCGGTAAGGGGGCGCGCTTGCGGGGGCACGAACGGCTCGATAGACTCCGCCGCGATGTCCAAAGAGACGTGGGCCTGCGATCTGTCGCCGGGGCGGCATCGAATCGGGGAAGGTCCGTTTCGCGTCCGCGGCGTCATGTACATGGGGTATTTCGAGCACGCGACCAAACGCACGCCCGGTGGCCTGCCGGCCGTGTACGCCGCGATGGCCCACCCCGAGGTCGAGGCGTTTCTCGAACATACGATTTTCCTCGCGGCG
Protein-coding sequences here:
- a CDS encoding Ig-like domain-containing alpha-2-macroglobulin family protein, translating into MRFRRPSPAAAVLVALAAASAACFPGALPLKPPAAPVRGELAPRTALAPRAPEAGPLRVVFAGPNGDTSTSPEITLVFSKPMRALGADSGAPDAPVQITPAHPGAFSWVGSSALQFVPSKPFPPATPFRVEVPAGTRALDGSALEAPFVLSFSTPRPTLSGSEPAQGATGIRTDAPITLFFTQSVKAAELSRAVTIDAGRGPIPFSIVEVTADRAVLAPRAPLPRDTNVVVRIDASLRGAEGELSAGKAEEIRYRTLGPAGLVSVACQPHPLEKDRCDPTHGTVTLTFATPVSDEVLERAIVIEPSPGSYYVSGAYEDGESSREVYIHGEFAPGQTYRVELRANGARRVFQDIHGQRLPMAVKREVRFGDIPADLVIGARGTYWVPEKRLLPIGVTNTVDATISLLPLDPTQTLARLAGNQVPLSPSSSFVARTGKRNQDRWSDLVVQDHLPPGVTSGPVLVRGTYRSAPGQPPQTVEHEMQLTDLGPLTKIAPDEALVWLTRLSNTSPVKGARVEVHHIPRGGRPSILGATLADDTGLAAIPLRIPTRKAGEPEAKLVVVARSGDDWMYQSLAAPRAPEPVGRLFSARGIYRPGERVELKGVLRVPVTAGLDTPSGREVTLRILDSERRPISTSRHVLSRFGTFATIVPLAEDAPLGYYRAEAELDGERIYWGFSVDHYRPVESKATALLDKQIYEQGERMTCTAQGEMLYGAPMAGGRASIVVTRGLGQPSVPGLTDYVLTEHDARAPVANIAQGTGKLDGQGAFSLVIPVVLPGQMTVESVACKVEITDLNQQTRSAEGSALVHPASVLVALADPEQSSVKPGDKITPTVLVVTSAGDRQARPVHLEFSRRRAGRAGILVEDSPLGACDVKSGPAPVGCDFVIPAQDVETEDDAELIVRATTKDEKGRRAAASYSLRVERPVPPASPSPASRPPPPPPPPPPPPPPELALRLEHIKHQVGQTARVVLESPHSKPTEALVTVEREGLLFRRVVSLAPAGTQTTVEIPITFSMMPNADITVTTFLGNRSESRTAPIEVEAKARKLGVEVRPSKLQAAPGETLDVEVITKDATGKPVRAEVTLWAADEGSLMLTYYLTPDPFYAIYAPRDGSVSTEDVRNDLLRTFSGGHRSKPPQVRMGATSIGPRRGDFRQTVAFLPALLTDATGRVKRRITLPDGLTAYRFMAMAVAEDDRTGSDDSTVVTSKHLMARPSIPLALRAGDQFEASVIVSALDITGGKTVVTASAEGGLTPAGPMRREATVDPEHSALVRFPFRADAAGKARLSFDARLEDDADSVDLETQIGVPTTLETASLTARRPRPSPSASGISRACEMTPAASRYPSHRPRSRASARASSSSSNTRTDAPSKP